In Ipomoea triloba cultivar NCNSP0323 chromosome 15, ASM357664v1, one genomic interval encodes:
- the LOC116005592 gene encoding uncharacterized protein LOC116005592: MAAGAPRKVSAAAARSHTRKSKQKGSLLSGLFGKILLVSFIGVLAYAYQATRPPPPKICGSPDGPPITAPRIKLSDGRYLAYKEHGVPKDKAKYKIVFVHGFDSCRHSVVIGSELAPDVIESLGIYIVSFDRPGYGESDPNPKRTEKSIAFDIEELADQLGLGSKFYVVGFSMGGQVVWTCLKYIPHRLAGATLIAPVVNYWWRNFPANLSKEAYYEQLPQDQWTLRVVHYAPWLAYWWNTQKYFPASSVAAHKLDIFNSHDRELLSKVVSFGKGHMGQIRQQGEFESLHRDLMVGFGSWEFDPMDLKNPFPNNEGSVHLWQGDEDGLVPITLQRYIAQQLPWIHYHELPGAGHMFPFADGMAGKILKALLVGESDH, from the exons GGTTATTTGGGAAAATATTGCTTGTATCCTTCATAGGAGTTTTGGCATATGCTTACCAGGCAACTAGGCCTCCTCCTCCCAAGATATGTGGATCGCCCGATGGGCCTCCTATAACTGCACCGAGAATAAAACTTAGCGATGGAAGATATTTGGCTTACAAAGAGCACGGTGTGCCCAAAGATAAAGCCAAGTATAAGATCGTGTTTGTCCATGGATTTGATTCTTGCAGGCACAGTGTTGTGATTGGCAGCGAATTGGCTCCT GATGTTATTGAGAGTTTGGGGATCTACATTGTTTCTTTCGATAGACCTGGTTATGGAGAGAGTGATCCTAACCCGAAACGCACTGAGAAGAGCATAGCCTTTGATATCGAGGAGCTTGCTGATCAGTTGGGACTAGGTTCGAAATTCTATGTTGTTGGATTTTCCATGGGCGGGCAGGTTGTATGGACCTGTCTCAAGTATATCCCTCATAG GCTGGCCGGTGCGACTCTTATAGCACCAGTTGTTAACTACTGGTGGCGTAATTTTCCTGCAAACTTGTCGAAAGAAGCGTACTACGAGCAACTTCCTCAAGATCAATGGACTCTTCGGGTTGTTCACTATGCTCCATGGCTTGCGTACTGGTGGAATACCCAAAAATACTTTCCTGCTTCTAGCGTTGCAGCTCACAAGCTCGACATTTTTAATTCACACGATCGAGAGCTTCTGTCTAAAGTTGTTTCCTTCGGAAAGGGGCACATG GGGCAGATAAGGCAACAAGGTGAATTTGAGTCTCTCCACCGGGACTTGATGGTTGGGTTTGGGAGCTGGGAATTTGACCCGATGGATTTGAAGAACCCGTTCCCTAACAACGAAGGCTCTGTTCACCTGTGGCAAGGAGACGAGGATGGACTTGTGCCTATTACTCTGCAAAGATACATCGCTCAGCAGCTTCCGTGGATTCATTACCACGAGCTTCCAGGCGCTGGTCACATGTTTCCTTTCGCTGATGGAATGGCGGGCAAAATACTGAAGGCACTTTTAGTCGGAGAAAGCGATCATTAG
- the LOC116006752 gene encoding germin-like protein subfamily 3 member 2, translating into MVPLELNKKKKYPKHIIFLIFSFFLCYFQAVTSDPDTLQDYCVPDTKNGTLKTSRIDTLPCKKPKEVTPDDFVFSGAAKCSENFSDTGLAAVYGSPPVFPGLNTLGMSFVRADLKGGGINPPHYHARATEIAYVVRGRVYAGFVDGANRVFAKVIGEGEVMVFPRGLVHFQMNVGETRATVFGCFNSQNPGVQKIPATMFGSGVNDELLEKAFGLSIKEISRIRKRFLPKKHG; encoded by the exons ATGGTCCCATTGG aattgaacaaaaaaaaaaagtatccaaaacatattattttcttgatttttagcTTCTTCCTATGTTACTTTCAAGCAGTAACTTCCGATCCCGACACCCTCCAAGATTATTGCGTGCCCGACACAAAAAACGGCACCTTAAAAACGTCGAGGATCGACACCTTGCCATGCAAGAAACCCAAGGAAGTAACCCCGGACGATTTCGTGTTCTCCGGCGCGGCGAAGTGCTCGGAGAATTTCTCCGACACGGGGCTGGCGGCGGTGTATGGGAGCCCGCCGGTGTTCCCGGGGCTGAACACGCTGGGGATGTCGTTCGTGCGCGCGGATTTAAAAGGCGGCGGCATAAACCCGCCGCACTATCACGCGCGGGCGACAGAAATAGCGTACGTGGTACGAGGGAGAGTGTATGCCGGGTTCGTGGACGGCGCGAATCGCGTGTTTGCTAAGGTGATTGGGGAAGGGGAGGTTATGGTGTTCCCGAGAGGGCTGGTGCATTTCCAGATGAACGTGGGGGAGACGCGCGCCACGGTGTTTGGGTGTTTTAATAGTCAGAATCCCGGGGTTCAGAAGATTCCTGCGACGATGTTTGGTTCTGGGGTTAACGATGAGCTTCTGGAGAAGGCGTTTGGGTTGAGCATTAAGGAGATTTCCAGGATTAGGAAGAGGTTTTTGCCTAAGAAGCATGGTTAA